Proteins encoded within one genomic window of Parolsenella massiliensis:
- a CDS encoding adhesin gives MSTTTNAQRGDHRHPEAAGAARTSTFGHGAAARLIRRTSVIALAGTLAFASVPTSALAAQSQQAPQASASQGAGQPGEPPSGDAPTGAPGNGANPSGGANTMSFDYSGTYSGAITADGTQVSSDGESFDASEVDENAALAENGGALALTGTTLTKSGDDTNGDNCNFYGVNSVLLSVGEGSLATVSGSELSSTSEGSNAIFATDSATAYANDVRIDTTAGNSRGLDATYGGTIIANGVTATTQSDHSATVATDRGGGSVSLTNSTLSTAGSGSPLLYSTGDIEVSGVTGTASGSQIAAIEGLNTILVNNSTLESTNTDKTASDPLANGIIIYQSTSGDAESTTGETATFQAADSTLKSAITSGSMFYLTNTSADVVLARTSLNYDSDAADLIMAVGNDSNNWGTAGGNGATVRFTGIEQQLTGNIEADTISSVDLHLTQGSIWTGSASITDNANGATSGAPITVNVDGTSSWVVTDSCTISALNVASGAQVVDENGNTVTIVAGGQTVVQGDSDVTVTCDSYSTDYDASEAGTLGDDLIDRSDFDEQMGTSTTWSMGDQGSTTQASATQASSAQATTSTQVQAEASSETSENSIIAFFQWLGSLLGF, from the coding sequence ATGAGCACCACCACGAACGCCCAGCGCGGCGACCACCGTCACCCCGAAGCCGCCGGCGCGGCCCGCACGTCCACGTTCGGCCACGGGGCGGCCGCTCGCCTCATCCGCCGCACGAGCGTCATCGCCCTTGCCGGCACGCTCGCCTTTGCCTCCGTCCCCACGAGCGCCCTTGCCGCCCAGAGCCAGCAGGCGCCCCAGGCGTCCGCAAGCCAGGGTGCCGGGCAGCCCGGCGAGCCGCCTTCTGGCGATGCGCCCACCGGAGCCCCCGGCAACGGCGCGAACCCGTCGGGCGGCGCCAACACGATGAGCTTTGACTACAGCGGTACCTACTCCGGTGCCATCACCGCAGATGGCACGCAGGTCTCCTCCGATGGCGAGTCCTTCGACGCAAGCGAGGTGGACGAGAACGCCGCCCTGGCCGAGAACGGCGGCGCGCTTGCCCTCACAGGTACCACGCTCACGAAGTCCGGCGATGACACGAACGGCGACAACTGCAACTTCTATGGCGTGAACTCCGTGCTGCTCAGCGTGGGCGAGGGCTCGCTCGCCACCGTCAGTGGCTCTGAGCTCTCCTCCACCAGCGAGGGCTCCAACGCGATCTTTGCCACCGACTCGGCAACCGCCTACGCCAACGACGTGCGCATCGACACGACGGCCGGCAACTCCCGCGGCCTCGACGCCACGTACGGGGGCACGATCATCGCCAACGGGGTCACGGCCACGACGCAGAGCGACCACAGCGCCACCGTTGCCACCGACCGCGGCGGCGGCAGCGTGAGCCTCACGAACTCCACGCTCTCGACGGCCGGCTCCGGCTCGCCCTTGCTCTACTCCACCGGAGACATCGAGGTAAGCGGCGTCACGGGCACGGCGAGCGGCTCGCAGATCGCGGCCATTGAGGGGCTGAACACCATCCTCGTCAACAACTCCACGCTCGAGAGCACGAACACCGACAAGACCGCGAGCGACCCGCTGGCCAACGGCATCATCATCTACCAGTCCACCTCGGGAGACGCCGAGAGCACCACGGGCGAGACCGCGACGTTCCAGGCGGCGGACTCCACGCTCAAGAGCGCCATCACCTCGGGCTCGATGTTCTACCTCACGAACACGAGCGCCGACGTCGTTCTCGCACGGACGTCGCTCAACTATGACTCGGACGCGGCTGACCTCATCATGGCCGTGGGCAACGACTCGAACAACTGGGGCACGGCGGGCGGCAACGGCGCCACCGTGAGGTTCACGGGCATCGAGCAGCAGCTTACGGGCAACATCGAGGCCGACACCATCTCCAGCGTTGACCTGCACCTCACGCAGGGCAGCATCTGGACAGGCAGTGCCTCCATCACGGACAACGCCAACGGAGCCACGTCCGGCGCGCCCATCACGGTCAACGTCGACGGCACGAGCAGCTGGGTGGTCACGGACAGCTGCACCATCTCCGCCTTGAACGTCGCCAGCGGCGCCCAGGTGGTGGACGAGAACGGCAACACGGTGACCATCGTGGCAGGCGGCCAGACCGTGGTCCAGGGAGACTCGGACGTCACGGTGACGTGCGACTCGTATTCGACGGACTACGACGCGAGCGAGGCGGGCACGCTCGGCGACGACCTCATCGACCGCAGCGACTTTGACGAGCAGATGGGCACGAGCACCACGTGGAGCATGGGCGACCAGGGCTCGACCACGCAGGCAAGCGCCACGCAGGCGAGCTCCGCGCAGGCCACGACGTCCACCCAGGTGCAGGCCGAGGCCAGCTCGGAGACAAGCGAGAACTCCATCATCGCGTTCTTCCAGTGGCTCGGCAGCCTTCTGGGCTTCTAG
- a CDS encoding amino acid ABC transporter permease → MNFSVVEPYASMFWGGLAVTLEVTGVALVLAFALGALIAVLKVLPCRPLRLVLDFYTSIFRGIPLIVLLFIAYFATPQLTGYKISMFAASVLTLGLNGSATVSETLRGGIEGIDRGQYDASRALGLPYVTMMTRIIIPQALRSVAPALVNEVITVLKSSSLVATIGLMDMMRAAQSVQALTYRAFEPFIIVAVIYYVIVMCLTAVAACLERRLREPQQRPRR, encoded by the coding sequence ATGAACTTCTCGGTCGTTGAGCCATATGCGTCCATGTTCTGGGGCGGCCTTGCCGTCACCCTCGAGGTGACGGGGGTCGCCCTCGTGCTCGCCTTTGCCCTGGGGGCGCTCATCGCCGTGCTCAAGGTGCTCCCCTGCAGGCCCCTGCGCCTCGTGCTCGACTTCTACACCTCGATTTTCCGAGGCATTCCGCTCATCGTGCTGCTCTTCATCGCCTACTTTGCGACGCCGCAGCTCACGGGCTACAAGATCTCGATGTTTGCCGCGAGCGTCCTCACGCTGGGGCTCAACGGCTCGGCCACCGTTTCCGAGACACTGCGTGGCGGCATCGAGGGCATCGACCGTGGCCAGTACGACGCCTCGCGCGCGCTGGGTCTGCCCTACGTCACGATGATGACGCGCATCATCATCCCCCAGGCGCTTCGTTCGGTGGCGCCGGCCCTGGTGAACGAGGTCATCACCGTGCTCAAGAGCTCCTCGCTCGTGGCGACGATCGGCCTCATGGACATGATGCGCGCGGCCCAGAGCGTGCAGGCGCTCACGTACCGCGCGTTCGAGCCGTTCATCATTGTGGCCGTCATCTACTACGTCATCGTCATGTGCCTCACGGCCGTCGCCGCCTGCCTCGAGCGCAGGCTCCGCGAGCCGCAGCAGCGGCCGCGCCGCTAG
- a CDS encoding ABC transporter substrate-binding protein, with protein MNSSHTTPNGIDRRGFLKLMAAGAAFTPLALAGCGQSQQAATTEAATTTAAADLSGTHLTFVGDDAFAPYRYLEVQSDGSQKVVGLDIAIADEMASRLGFTYDFEPQEFAATLASVQSSDTSFTMAMSSNPEREQTYDFTRGYYQPLVGVLTMGDEVKTIDDLKGKSIACTTGTVQNKFISAVLPDGDIHTYDGGGQCLQEVLAGRIDAYLCDGAEGQSMRDANEGLVLGFLDRAETKDYVGVYRIMATKGASFVGAFDACVAEMLADGTIDGYIGQYVGEDFKWGDDTSASGQPTTGVVSAAN; from the coding sequence ATGAACTCCAGCCACACCACGCCCAACGGCATCGACCGCCGCGGCTTCCTCAAGCTCATGGCCGCCGGCGCGGCCTTCACCCCGCTCGCGCTTGCCGGCTGCGGCCAGTCCCAGCAGGCCGCCACGACCGAGGCCGCCACGACGACCGCCGCCGCAGACCTCTCCGGCACCCACCTCACGTTCGTGGGCGACGACGCCTTTGCCCCCTACCGCTACCTCGAGGTTCAGTCCGACGGCAGCCAGAAGGTCGTTGGCCTTGACATCGCCATTGCCGACGAGATGGCCAGCCGCCTCGGCTTCACCTACGACTTCGAGCCACAGGAGTTCGCCGCCACGCTCGCCTCGGTCCAGAGCAGCGACACGTCGTTCACCATGGCCATGTCCTCCAACCCCGAGCGCGAGCAGACCTATGACTTCACGCGTGGCTACTACCAGCCGCTCGTGGGCGTCCTCACGATGGGCGACGAGGTCAAGACCATCGACGATCTCAAGGGCAAGTCCATCGCCTGCACCACCGGCACCGTCCAGAACAAGTTCATCTCCGCGGTGCTGCCCGACGGCGACATCCACACCTACGACGGCGGTGGCCAGTGCCTGCAGGAGGTCCTCGCCGGCCGCATCGACGCCTACCTGTGCGACGGCGCCGAGGGCCAGTCCATGCGCGACGCCAACGAGGGCCTCGTCCTGGGCTTCCTCGATCGCGCCGAGACGAAGGACTATGTGGGCGTCTACCGCATCATGGCCACGAAGGGCGCCTCGTTCGTGGGCGCGTTCGACGCCTGCGTCGCCGAGATGCTCGCCGATGGCACGATCGATGGCTACATTGGCCAGTACGTGGGCGAGGACTTCAAGTGGGGCGATGACACGAGCGCCTCGGGCCAGCCCACGACCGGCGTCGTGAGCGCCGCCAACTAG